Proteins encoded together in one Coffea arabica cultivar ET-39 chromosome 2c, Coffea Arabica ET-39 HiFi, whole genome shotgun sequence window:
- the LOC113725716 gene encoding OVARIAN TUMOR DOMAIN-containing deubiquitinating enzyme 4-like isoform X1 — protein MTVVENGKCANFRVTGVPADGRCLFRAIAHVAWLRKGESVPDENRQRELADELRALVVEELLKRRKDAEWFIEGDFDAYVERIEKPYVWGGEPELLMASHVLKAPISVFMIDRSSGNLINIAKYGEEYKKDEESPINILFHGYGHYDIVDVVSEGYQKVEGGISESRSSLEA, from the exons ATGACCGTTGTAGAAAATGGAAAGTGTGCCAACTTTAGAGTTACAG GGGTGCCAGCAGATGGGAGATGTCTGTTTAGAGCAATAGCTCACGTGGCATGGTTGAGAAAAGGGGAGAGTGTTCCTGATGAAAACCGCCAAAGGGAACTCGCTGATGAATTAAGAGCTCTA GTTGTTGAGGAGTTGTTAAAGAGGCGAAAAGATGCAGAATG GTTTATTGAAGGAGATTTTGATGCATATgtggaaagaattgaaaaacCTTATGTATGGGGCGGGGAACCAGAATTGCTAATGGCTTCTCATGTTCTCAA GGCGCCAATTTCTGTGTTTATGATTGATAGAAGCTCTggtaatttaataaatatagcAAAGTATGGTGAAGAGTATAAGAAAGATGAAGAGAGTCCAATTAACATTCTATTTCATGGATATGGACATTATGACATAGTGGATGTTGTCTCTGAAGGTTACCAGAAAGTAGAAGGAGGGATATCAGAGAGTAGAAGCAGCCTAGAAGCTTGA
- the LOC113725716 gene encoding OVARIAN TUMOR DOMAIN-containing deubiquitinating enzyme 4-like isoform X2 → MESVPTLELQVVEELLKRRKDAEWFIEGDFDAYVERIEKPYVWGGEPELLMASHVLKAPISVFMIDRSSGNLINIAKYGEEYKKDEESPINILFHGYGHYDIVDVVSEGYQKVEGGISESRSSLEA, encoded by the exons ATGGAAAGTGTGCCAACTTTAGAGTTACAG GTTGTTGAGGAGTTGTTAAAGAGGCGAAAAGATGCAGAATG GTTTATTGAAGGAGATTTTGATGCATATgtggaaagaattgaaaaacCTTATGTATGGGGCGGGGAACCAGAATTGCTAATGGCTTCTCATGTTCTCAA GGCGCCAATTTCTGTGTTTATGATTGATAGAAGCTCTggtaatttaataaatatagcAAAGTATGGTGAAGAGTATAAGAAAGATGAAGAGAGTCCAATTAACATTCTATTTCATGGATATGGACATTATGACATAGTGGATGTTGTCTCTGAAGGTTACCAGAAAGTAGAAGGAGGGATATCAGAGAGTAGAAGCAGCCTAGAAGCTTGA
- the LOC113725715 gene encoding glucomannan 4-beta-mannosyltransferase 9-like translates to MESLSSGAVIPPEAFQGGPGDVIGLLGRLWQQAKAALLVPFLKMMVFLCLTMSILLFVERVYMGIVVVLIKIFRWKPEKKHKWEPMKEDLEMGNLGYPMVLVQIPMCNEKEVYQLSIGAACGLSWPTDRIIIQVLDDSTDPAIKALKEQECKRWASKGINIKYEIRENRNGYKAGALREGMKHSYVKLCDYVAIFDADFQPEHNFLRRTVPFLVHNPELALVQTRWKFVNSDECLMTRMQEMSLNYHFIVEQEVGSRTYAFFGFNGTAGVWRISALNEAGGWKDRTTVEDMDLAIRASLKGWKFVYVGEVEVKNELPSTFKAYRHQQHRWSCGPANLFRKMAMEIVRCKKVSPWKKFYLIYSFFLVRKIVAHMVTFIFYCVVLPATIVIPEVQVPVWGAVYIPSVITLLNAVGTPRSFHLVIFWILFENVMSLHRTKATFIGLLEAGRVNEWIVTEKLGHVLQTKLGSKVPKKPRFRMGDRLHLLELFVGFYLFFCGCYDVAFGKSHFFIYLFLQSTAFFTAGFGYVGTFVPSSY, encoded by the exons ATGGAGAGCCTTTCATCCGGGGCTGTGATTCCACCTGAGGCCTTCCAGGGTGGCCCGGGTGATGTTATCGGCCTTCTTGGACGTCTATGGCAGCAGGCGAAAGCAGCATTGTTggtgccatttttgaaaatgaTGGTCTTTTTGTGCCTGACAATGTCGATACTGTTATTCGTGGAAAGAGTTTATATGGGAATCGTCGTAGTTTTGATAAAGATATTCAGGTGGAAACCTGAGAAGAAGCACAAATGGGAGCCAATGAAGGAAGATTTGGAGATGGGAAATTTAGGTTACCCCATGGTTTTAGTGCAAATTCCAATGTGCAATGAAAAAGAG GTGTATCAGCTGTCAATTGGTGCTGCTTGCGGCTTATCATGGCCGACTGATCGAATCATAATTCAAGTTCTTGATGATTCAACGGATCCTGCTATCAAG GCCTTAAAGGAGCAGGAGTGCAAGAGATGGGCAAGCAAAGGCATAAACATAAAGTATGAGATTAGAGAGAACCGCAACGGCTATAAAGCTGGTGCTCTTAGGGAAGGAATGAAGCATAGCTATGTGAAGCTATGTGACTATGTCGCCATCTTTGATGCTGATTTTCAACCTGAGCATAATTTCTTGCGTCGTACCGTTCCTTTTCTCGTGCATAATCCTGAGTTAGCTCTGGTTCAAACCCGCTGGAAATTCG TGAATTCTGATGAATGCTTGATGACAAGAATGCAAGAGATGTCTCTTAATTACCATTTCATTGTGGAGCAAGAAGTTGGATCCCGCACTTAcgctttttttggttttaatg GAACCGCTGGCGTATGGCGAATTTCAGCACTTAATGAAGCTGGAGGGTGGAAGGACAGAACAACTGTGGAGGATATGGACCTGGCTATCCGAGCCAGCCTCAAAGGCTGGAAATTTGTGTATGTTGGTGAAGTCGAG GTGAAGAATGAATTGCCAAGTACTTTCAAAGCATACCGGCACCAGCAACATCGATGGTCCTGCGGTCCTGCTAATCTGTTCAGGAAAATGGCTATGGAAATAGTTAGATGCAAG AAAGTCTCTCCATGGAAGAAGTTTTATCTAATATACAGTTTCTTCCTTGTTCGGAAGATAGTAGCACATATGGTCACGTTCATCTTCTACTGCGTTGTCCTGCCTGCAACTATTGTGATTCCCGAAGTACAAGTTCCGGTTTGGGGAGCTGTTTATATTCCGTCTGTAATTACCCTTCTGAATGCAGTTGGGACACCAAG ATCATTCCACCTAGTAATTTTCTGGATCCTCTTTGAAAACGTAATGTCTCTGCACCGAACCAAGGCCACATTCATAGGTCTACTTGAGGCAGGGAGAGTTAACGAGTGGATTGTCACGGAAAAATTGGGACATGTCCTACAGACGAAGTTGGGCTCTAAGGTTCCCAAGAAACCTCGTTTCAGGATGGGAGACAG ATTACATCTTTTGGAGCTCTTTGTTGGGTTTTACCTATTCTTTTGTGGGTGTTATGATGTGGCTTTTGGAAAGAGCCACTTCTTTATATACCTTTTCCTTCAATCAACGGCATTTTTCACAGCAGGATTCGGGTACGTTGGCACCTTTGTCCCTAGTTCTTACTAA